The DNA sequence TCCGGGTCATCTTTGGGCAGAAGAATGCATATTTCCCCGATGTGGTAAGGATTGGGTACTTTCGTCCTTTCGCGTATCCTATCCACTACGTCTTTCACTATGCGACCAGATGGAATCTTATTACCAGCTTGCTCTACTGCCTGCTGCCAGACATCCGCTTGCACAAATGGTTCCAACTCAGCTTTCGCCAAAAAGCGCAATTGTCGTTCGTTGGTCGGCATTGGAATTTGCCGACCATTGGTCGGCAAAAACTTTTGAAGATTCTCATAAACCACAGTCGCTGAAATCTTTAAGTAAGCCGCATCACGACTATAATTGAAGCGATAGCGGCAATACTCCTCAAAAGTCTGGTGCGTGGAACGGTACAGCCGTCTGTCCCGCAATTCCATCAACGCCTGACCTGCTGACAAAAATGCCCTTTCTACCTGACTTTCCAATTGCAAGCGTAAGCTTTGTTCTTGGTCAGTCAACTCTCTTACTTCAACAGCCGTCACCGTGATAGTTGCTCCCCCTGGATTTTCGTGCAAAGAAGTATTTTCGGGAGCAGAGTCGGTTGCTGGCTTTGGTTCCTCAGATGTCGCAGGGGTAATTTTCTTGCGTCTGGATGGTGGTTTGTTCATTGCCCCACCTCCAGGCTGACAGCAGTCGAACAAATATTGAGTTGTGTCATCATGGAAATATAGAGTTTTTATTTATGCCCCCATCCTTTAAACAGGTTGGGGTTTTTCATTGCTTTTTATATTTTGCACCGATGAAAGAATACTTTGACGAAAATCAGTCCAATACCACAGTTAACAAGAAAGACTTCAGAAGTCAGGAGCCTGAATTCAATTCTGACTTCTGACTTGTGCCAACTGAATTCAATTTCAGCTTATTCTAGAAAATACCCTCTTCAACACATGGGTAAAACAACGGCTAATGCTTGATTATTTGACGGCAGGTATTGCATTTTGGATGACTTTGTTTGGAGTACAAGAGTCGTTGTTAGAATTTCGCCTGGGTTATCTCGGTCGCTACTGGTTTCTTGCGATTAGCGCTAGCCTACTCCTGAGCTTTTTGCTCTCTGCCCCGATTATTATCACCCTAATCATTAAATTTGCAGTAGATCCATTCACTTTTCCAGGTAATGTTATTCTTTGTGCGATCGCTGCGGTAATATTTGGTGTGATTCTCAGTCTGGCGCAATGGCTGATACTTCGTCAAACCGAGATGACACCAAGAGTTTTTGCACCGATCAATACAGTTATTGGAATTCTCGTCTACTTCCTACTGGTATGGCTCAATGAGGGTAGTTTGGAGTGGAGCGGTAATCCCATTCAAGGCTGGAAAACTGTCCTCGTCTTTTTAGCTGGTGGTGCGATTATCGGAGCAGCCACTGGTAAAGCCTTGGATTTTTACTGTGAGCGAGTAGAACAGCGATTAATTCAGCTTGAGAGATACAGGGTAGCAAGAGAAACCAGAGAGAGAGAACGGATAGAAACAGAAAGAATAGAAAGAGAAAAGCAAGAAATAGAAAAGCTTGAAATGGAAATTTTAGAAAGAAAAAGGATCTCAAGAGAAATCGCTTTGGAGGAAGAAAGAAAGTGGTATGAAGAACATGGTGATGATGATTTCGATTATGAGGATGAAGATGATGATGAATAATATCTTGGCTTCGTGTTATCAGTTATATAAGATAGTACAATCTTAACCATACAATTGTTAGCTTCGACAACTACTCAATCACTTTTCATGCTTACTTTATTGTCATTTCTGTTTCACAGAATTTTTCTGTATATTGTTGTAATTCGGAAGTATCTTTGAACACTAAGCCTTCCGAAAAGCCCTACCCAAGGTTGCAGCCCTTCTATTTTTTTTATTTGCTGGTATTAAAATCCTAATAGGCTGGTATAATTACTGCTGTTCGCTATAAATCATCAGTAAAATAAATAGCCCTTCTCTTGTTGTTGAGAATCAGCATGGTGAAAAATAAAAAACTTTTGGTGTTATTCTGTTTAAGCTTAATTGCAAAAGATATACCGATGTTAGCAAGCACCCCACGACCAGAAGAAATAACTAGAAGATATCAAATAGCTTGCAAACCAGTAGGGAGATTGGAAACTAATGGTGACTTTAATTTTAGAGCAGGAAGTTTACTTTGTGAGCAAGATAAAATAGAAATTTTAAATGGGGGTTTTGTTAAATTCTTTTGTTATAGTCTGGGGAAAACTTTAAATTTATTTGGGGGAACAGTATCTGAACTATGTGGAAAACCACGGGCTATGTCAGCTTGCGATACTAACCATAGAAGATTATGTCCTAAGCCGAAAGGTGGAATATCAGATAGTGATTCTCCGACAATTATCGCTCCTTACAGTAGCTTGATATTACAATCCCGTCCCGATATAGCTTGGCATCCAGTTAAAGGTGCTACTTCATATATAGTAAGGCTCAGTGGGGAAAGGGTTGAATGGAAAGTAAACACTAATCAAACTAGAATTCCCTATCCAAAAGACCAGCCTGAACTACAATTTGGTAATGCTTATGAACTAACAGTTTTAGCAAATATAGCAACAGAAGATAAAGACTTGCCTAGTTCAACTAAAATCTTAAATAGATTGACACAAGGGGAAGTTCAAAACCTTGAGGATGAAATCAGTAAATTCAAAACAATTTTAAATCTACCTGCTGATGAATTAGCATTAGATTTGAGTGATACATTTGTTTCACAAAATTTATTAACAGAAGCTGTTGAGGTTCTAGAAAAAAGGGCAAAAGATAATTCTAAAGATTCTACAGTTTACAGGCAATTAGGAGATTTATATTTGCAAGCTGGAAATAGAGATTTAGCTGAAAAGAATTACAAAATAGCACTTTCTTTATCTAACGGTTCTCTGATAGTACAGAAGAGTAATTTACGTCAATTAAAACCATAATTACAACAATTTATACCCCACTACCAACTAAAATAAAAGGCGACCAGTAATAAGGATGTGAATATTCCGGCTGCGATGAAAGATGAATTTGTGCCAATCTTAAGGCTTCAGCTTTAGATTTCCCATCTTTTAAATTACTGTAGAAATCTGCCATCAAAATCGCTGTAGATTTGGCATCAACCAGCCATAAAGAGGCTAAAGTACTTCGGGTATGAGCTTGGAAAGCAACTCCAGCAATCCCCAGCACTGAACGTCGATCCCCTTTAGCTGCTTCACAAGCACTTAGTACTAAGAGGTCTATGCTATTGTCTTTTCGATTTTGAAGCAAGTTGCTCATCTCGTCTATGTTTAATGGCTCATCCCAAGTCAGAATCATAGTTTTTTTCAGCTCTGAGCTAAATTGCCCATGAGTCGAAATGTGAACTATTGAATAACCATTGTTGATTGCCTGTTGTAATTTCCTACTAGTAAATTCTTCATTAAGCAACACTAAAGACTTATTTAAATACTTTTTTATACTTAATATTTCTCTTTCAACATCAGGTAAAGGACTTAATCTTTTAGGAGCATAACGGTTTTTAAAACTAGGACCTTCTTTAGACATCCCAGCTAATAAAGCGTTCATTTGATTTAAATTTAATGGACGAGGTATTGGTATATCTAGTCCCCATAAAACTGTCATACTATAACGGTTTCTTAAATAGTTTTTGCCATCATATAATAATGACATAGGCACATTTTGAAACTCGTCTCCTAAAACAAATGCTAAAGTTCCATTACTAGGTAAATATTGTTCTATAGGGGCAATCACTAGCTTGTAAATTGCTTGTGAGTAAAGTATTGTTCTGCTTTCACTAAGACTGGAATAATTTTCATCTTGAATATTTTTTATTAAGGAATTTAAATAAGACTTGACTTCTTTATAATTTGGAGAATGATGGTGTAATTTTCCCTGAAATTTTAAAAACACATCTACTCGTTCACCTAAATTAATCAAATAGATAACAGGAAATTCAAAATTAGATTTATTTGTATTTAAGGTTTCATTTTTATGACATTGAACAAGATTCTCTAATTGCACAGTTTGTAATTGTTTATAAACTTCGATTACTGTTTCTTTTGAGAAATTCGGATTTTCTGATAACATATTTACATAATCTATGTACACTGGCTCAACTTTTTCTAAAAAATCATATTGCCCTTCAGCATAAGATAACAAATTCTGGCGGATTTTATTAATATTATTGATAGCAGCATCATATTCTTCTTTAGCTTCATTAAAACTTCCATTATCTCGATATTTTCCTCCTAAAGAATGTTGCCATTGATATGCAATATCCCATTGTTTATCTGATTGAGAAACAGCGATCGCTTTTTTGAAACTACTTATTGATTCAACGTTTAATCCCAAAATACTATAAACTTTTCCTAAATATCCGTAAGCATAAGATATTGCTCTACTATTATATAAACGTTCTGCTAGTTGCAAGGATTCTTGAGAATATTTAAGAGATATATCTAAAAGCTTTCGATTATCCAATGTTATCTCAATATTTTTTTGAATTAAATTAATTAAAGAATCAATAAAGTTTAATCTAGTATATACACTATCAATATCACTATCAGAAAAAATATCAAAATTAGAATTAATTAATTGGCGAATAAGATTTAAAATATCTTCATTGTCCATCTGAAACTCTTTTGTAATCTGCCGCACTTCTATTAATAGTTTTAGGCGATTAAGTTTACTTTTTAAAACTATCTTCATTGAAGAACTAAATTCTAGCTTTTTATAAACATCTAATGCCGACTTTGCTTGAGATTTAATACTTTCTAATATTTCTTCTTTTACAGCATTTTTAGAGGTATTTTTAAGTCGATTTCTTGTTCGTTTATAAAAACTAAGTTGAGTATTGCCTAAACTCATTAAGAGATGGTCACTCGGTTGACCGAAGAAAAGAGCGCTTTGCAATACTACTTGAGATTCTTCTAAATTATTCAAGGATCTAAGGGTATCCCCCAGATTTATTATTGTAGTAATAGTTATAGGTTTGTTAAGCTTTTTTTGAAGAATATCTTGTAAATGTTCTAAATATTGAGTTCCTGTTTGTGTAGAGCTACATATTAATTCTTCTATATTCAAAGCCTTGGTCAATACCAAGCAGGCACGACGAGGTAATCCTAAAGCTTGAAATGCTAAACTTTGATTACTTAAGCTTTCAAATACTCCTTCTTTGTTCCCCTGGGAATTATAACGTTTTTCAGCTTCTTCCCAAGCTTGTAATGCTGCTTTCGGTTGTCCTTGATGTAAAAGTATATACCCTTTCTGAGTCAAGTCTTGTGCTTGATAAATAGGAATTTCAGCTTTAACTTTTATTGATATGGTCAAGAAAAAAATTAAGCTTGCTAAAATTATCCATTTCAAAAACCATAACGAATTGAGAAATACAACCCTTTTTCTTGCCATGTATTAGAACTATCACTGTTTTGAAAGTTTACAATAGGTAGTGCGAAATCAAATCTTGCAGAAAAATCATCTTGAATACGGTAACTCAAACCCATTCCCACAGAAGCAAGTGTTGATGCATTAGTTAGCTGATTTCCTAAATTATTATTCCCCCCATTCTTCCATACTGTACCAAAATCGACAAAGGGAATTAACTGAATTTCTCCTGCATTCATTGCAGATATAGTTGTTGGAAACTCAATGGTAGAAAAAAATCCGTTATCAGCAACAATCGAATCTTGTCGATATCCTCTAACGCTTAAAGCCCCTCCTATTCCAAATTGCTCTAATGGGACAAGAGGTCTATCCGCTAATTGTAAATCTGCCCGAACTATCAAGTTAGTTCTTTTGCTTATCTTGCGAAGCCAATAAGCCTGTCCACGCCAAGAGAGAAAACGACTGTCTGGTTCAGAAGAGTTAATAGTTGAACCTAAAAATCCAAACCCCAAGCTGAACTGTGAGCGGACAAAAAGGACTTCTTGAGTAGCTCTCTGTAGCCATTCTTGAAAAAATCTTATAGCTGTTATCTTTGTACGTCCTTCCCATCTGCACCTACAGATAAACGAAACGGCTGGTTCAACAAAAATGTTTTACTTTCATTATAAGTTCCTAACACTCCTATTGTTAATTCTTTCGTACTTTCCGAGTTGATTTCTTTAATAACTGGCTGTTTAAACGAAATTTCATAAGATTGAGAATTAGCAAAAATATCTAGTATACTAAACGGAGATTCAATTATACTACTGTTAAATTTTCTAAAAGAAAATTGTACTACTCCATCATTTATATTGACGGGTAAAGCATAGCTAGTCTCTATAACATTGCTACCATCAGTATTGCGATACCCAACACTAAATTTATCTCCTATACCTAAAAGATTAGCATCACTAATTTGAACTTGTCTTTGAAAAGAACCAACAGAAGGAGAACGTTCATTGTTTAGCCCAACTTCTGTTCTAAATGGTTGTTTTTCTTCAACTTTTACGTCGAGAACAGCTTTGTTACTATCACTTCCAGGATTGATCTGAGCAGATATATTTTTTATCAAAGGATCATTCTGCAAGAAACGTAAATACTTAGCCAATCGATTGACATTAAAAACTGGAGAGGTAGAAGCATCTAGACGCACAAATACATAATCACGAATATGTGTACTGCCACTGATATTAATCTTCTCTACTTGCCCTTCAACTATCTGTATCGTGATTGTTGCTCCTTCATTTAAATTAAGAAATTGATTTTCGGAAATAGGTATGATAGCACTAGAGTTGATATACCCATTGTCATTATATAATTTTGTAATTGTATCACGGGCTTGTGAAAGGTCAGTAAAAGTTATTTCTCTCCCTTCATATAAAGCTACTGCTTCCTTTAGCTGTTCTATCGTAAATACTGTATTACCTTTAAAAATAATTTTTTTTAATTTAATTTTTAAAGGATATTTTGTGAAATCATTTTTTATTGCTAGAGGTTTTTGTTGATGGGGTGATAATGCTACAGATACGTTATTTGCAATTGTAAAAACGCTGATATTTAGCAAACAGAAGCAGATGATTTTTAAATCAAACATATCTATTATAGAAACATAGCTTTAAGGCTTTTAATTCAAAGAACATATACTCAAAAATGTGAGAGAGTTGCAGTCTAGTGTTGATGACTTTGTTCCGATTGCGTTAATGATGTTCGCCCTGGCGGTAGCAACGTTATCGCAGCAGACGTACCAGAAGGAGCGCTCCTACAGGCTAGAAAATGTATTGTATACAAGTAGTGCAGTGCTACCTCACATATACCCAAAGATATTTTTAGTTAACGCGAGGAAGAGGTCTGGAGATAATCACATAATGAGGAATTTTGCAGCCCAGGAGATACTACTGAGCCTGCTTCCGACAGCACAACTAAGCTTAAAGTTTTATTGTCATTCAATCTCCAGCCTTGAGCTTCCACAAAATTATTGTTGGTATGAATGATTGGTGCAGCAGTTTCCTTAGAAGAAACATTTTGCGGATCGGGGACAATATTGAAAGCATCGCTCGGGCCTGGAGGAAGTCCCCCACTCCCAACATTAATTAGCTGGTTTCCCCCATTTCCTACCCGACATCCTGATGATAAATCTGGATTTTTGAATTTAGTGGAGGTTATAATAGAGCGGCTAAAATCAAAGTTTGGCGTAATGATTGTAACTGTTCCGTTTACACCAAGCTGAGAAGTGGAACTAATTTGGCTGTCGGGTGAAATAAAGACTCCCATTGCATTTATATTGATGTTTCCCCCATTCCCTTTTACAGCATCAGAAATAATGCTGCTGTTATCTAAGGCGAGTAAAGTTTTTGTATTAATAAAAATATTACCGCCATTTTTATCACCACGCGCACTAGCTGTAATAGTTGCGTTGTTCAATCTCAGGTCTTGAGAATTTAGGGAAATATCGCCTCCTTGTCCTAAAGCTGTATCAGCTGTTATTGCCCCTTGATCGCTTAGGTTGATAAGAGGAGTATTGATTTGAAGCTTTCCGGCATTACCCAATCCTTCATTACGAACATTAATGAATCCACGATTTGAAACATTTAAATTTACAGTGTTAATTTTGACATCGCCGGAATCACCAGTTGGTACTGCGGGAGAGCCAAACAGTCGCTGTGTGCGTGGAGATGCAGCAAAAGCTGAAGAACTTATGTTACTACTCTTCCCCGACTTTGGATCGTAACCATCGACATTTACAAAGTTCCAAGCATTGATATTAACGCTTCCAGCATTTCCTGAAGCAACTGTGGAGGTATTAACTTGCGCTCCTTCTTGAAGTTTCAGGCTTCCTGTGTTAATTGCCACAGTGCCTGCATTCCCTTCTTTGAAGGTTGTAGAACCAATTACAGTTGGGGCAGATATATCTACTCCTGACAAGTTTATAGAATTAGCTAGTACTGTCACATTTCCTGCATCTCCAGTTCCTAGAGTCGTGGACTGCACTAAAGCTCCACCTTTTGCATTCAAAGAGTTAGTTATCAAATCGATATTTCCTGCATTTCCAGAACTAAAGGTATTAGCAGAGATATCAGAACGATAGACTTGATTTGGCACTGAAGCTCCTAGTAGCTCTACAGAATCAGATGCATTTACAATTACATCACCCCCTCTAGCAGAAGTGAATGAACCAGTATTGATTCCACCTCCTTGTTCTATCCTTAAATTTTTGGCAAA is a window from the Nostoc sp. KVJ3 genome containing:
- a CDS encoding tetratricopeptide repeat protein, which translates into the protein MVKNKKLLVLFCLSLIAKDIPMLASTPRPEEITRRYQIACKPVGRLETNGDFNFRAGSLLCEQDKIEILNGGFVKFFCYSLGKTLNLFGGTVSELCGKPRAMSACDTNHRRLCPKPKGGISDSDSPTIIAPYSSLILQSRPDIAWHPVKGATSYIVRLSGERVEWKVNTNQTRIPYPKDQPELQFGNAYELTVLANIATEDKDLPSSTKILNRLTQGEVQNLEDEISKFKTILNLPADELALDLSDTFVSQNLLTEAVEVLEKRAKDNSKDSTVYRQLGDLYLQAGNRDLAEKNYKIALSLSNGSLIVQKSNLRQLKP
- a CDS encoding CHAT domain-containing protein is translated as MARKRVVFLNSLWFLKWIILASLIFFLTISIKVKAEIPIYQAQDLTQKGYILLHQGQPKAALQAWEEAEKRYNSQGNKEGVFESLSNQSLAFQALGLPRRACLVLTKALNIEELICSSTQTGTQYLEHLQDILQKKLNKPITITTIINLGDTLRSLNNLEESQVVLQSALFFGQPSDHLLMSLGNTQLSFYKRTRNRLKNTSKNAVKEEILESIKSQAKSALDVYKKLEFSSSMKIVLKSKLNRLKLLIEVRQITKEFQMDNEDILNLIRQLINSNFDIFSDSDIDSVYTRLNFIDSLINLIQKNIEITLDNRKLLDISLKYSQESLQLAERLYNSRAISYAYGYLGKVYSILGLNVESISSFKKAIAVSQSDKQWDIAYQWQHSLGGKYRDNGSFNEAKEEYDAAINNINKIRQNLLSYAEGQYDFLEKVEPVYIDYVNMLSENPNFSKETVIEVYKQLQTVQLENLVQCHKNETLNTNKSNFEFPVIYLINLGERVDVFLKFQGKLHHHSPNYKEVKSYLNSLIKNIQDENYSSLSESRTILYSQAIYKLVIAPIEQYLPSNGTLAFVLGDEFQNVPMSLLYDGKNYLRNRYSMTVLWGLDIPIPRPLNLNQMNALLAGMSKEGPSFKNRYAPKRLSPLPDVEREILSIKKYLNKSLVLLNEEFTSRKLQQAINNGYSIVHISTHGQFSSELKKTMILTWDEPLNIDEMSNLLQNRKDNSIDLLVLSACEAAKGDRRSVLGIAGVAFQAHTRSTLASLWLVDAKSTAILMADFYSNLKDGKSKAEALRLAQIHLSSQPEYSHPYYWSPFILVGSGV
- a CDS encoding ShlB/FhaC/HecB family hemolysin secretion/activation protein, with the translated sequence MFVEPAVSFICRCRWEGRTKITAIRFFQEWLQRATQEVLFVRSQFSLGFGFLGSTINSSEPDSRFLSWRGQAYWLRKISKRTNLIVRADLQLADRPLVPLEQFGIGGALSVRGYRQDSIVADNGFFSTIEFPTTISAMNAGEIQLIPFVDFGTVWKNGGNNNLGNQLTNASTLASVGMGLSYRIQDDFSARFDFALPIVNFQNSDSSNTWQEKGLYFSIRYGF
- a CDS encoding POTRA domain-containing protein — translated: MFDLKIICFCLLNISVFTIANNVSVALSPHQQKPLAIKNDFTKYPLKIKLKKIIFKGNTVFTIEQLKEAVALYEGREITFTDLSQARDTITKLYNDNGYINSSAIIPISENQFLNLNEGATITIQIVEGQVEKINISGSTHIRDYVFVRLDASTSPVFNVNRLAKYLRFLQNDPLIKNISAQINPGSDSNKAVLDVKVEEKQPFRTEVGLNNERSPSVGSFQRQVQISDANLLGIGDKFSVGYRNTDGSNVIETSYALPVNINDGVVQFSFRKFNSSIIESPFSILDIFANSQSYEISFKQPVIKEINSESTKELTIGVLGTYNESKTFLLNQPFRLSVGADGKDVQR
- a CDS encoding filamentous hemagglutinin N-terminal domain-containing protein, which codes for MFKNWMISLPQSISVLCLLVPCPSVFAQIVRDSTLPINSVVMPNGNVNVITGGTRQGSNLFHSFKEFSIPSGSEVYFNNASSIQNIISRITGGSVSNIDGLIRANGTANFILLNPNGVFLGQNARLDIRGSVLLTTADSVKFADGIFGAKDPQKETLLTVNVPLGLVVKNPGAIQLQGTGAQIGNTDKFFLPTTIDNNASVVTAGTGKTIAFIGGNIDLNGSTIKANGGYVELGSVKSGNVGIISQPYGWDFNYQRVKDFQNINLFNRALVASSGTTNTSIHFQGYNLSLANGSVILLQNLGSSPSGNILVNASGVLDFAANLPNETNPNILRTEALANGRGGDIFIFAKNLRIEQGGGINTGSFTSARGGDVIVNASDSVELLGASVPNQVYRSDISANTFSSGNAGNIDLITNSLNAKGGALVQSTTLGTGDAGNVTVLANSINLSGVDISAPTVIGSTTFKEGNAGTVAINTGSLKLQEGAQVNTSTVASGNAGSVNINAWNFVNVDGYDPKSGKSSNISSSAFAASPRTQRLFGSPAVPTGDSGDVKINTVNLNVSNRGFINVRNEGLGNAGKLQINTPLINLSDQGAITADTALGQGGDISLNSQDLRLNNATITASARGDKNGGNIFINTKTLLALDNSSIISDAVKGNGGNININAMGVFISPDSQISSTSQLGVNGTVTIITPNFDFSRSIITSTKFKNPDLSSGCRVGNGGNQLINVGSGGLPPGPSDAFNIVPDPQNVSSKETAAPIIHTNNNFVEAQGWRLNDNKTLSLVVLSEAGSVVSPGLQNSSLCDYLQTSSSR